The region CATGTTAGTGAGGGTTCTCATTCATACTGATGTGACAAAGTATCTCTATTTTAAAGCTGTGGATGGAAGTTTTGTCTTTAACAAAGCAAAGGTACATTTGTGTTTTTTTCCCCTTCTTTCACATGGATTGCATTGGATGTATTATGATGTATTGATTGCTTTGCTGCTGGGAAATTCCTCTTTTATAGGTTCACAAGGTACCTTCAAATGACATGGAGGCCTTGAAGTCCCCACTTATGGGGATATTTGAAAAACGGCGTGCGCGCAAGTTTTTCATTTATGTTCAAGATTATAATGAGAGTGATCCTAAAACTCATGATGGGCTGGACTTGACAAGAGTGACTACTAAGGAACTGTTAGCGTATGTATATGTGCCCTTTGTATTGCCTTAGTACTCTGCATAATCAGTTGGAAATTGGTTTTGAAATAACTACCATGTCTTTTGACTTGATATGGTATCATCTTTAATTTTTTGGTCACAGAGTCGATAGTGAAATGCAAGTGTATGGGCATGTCTTCTATCAGTTTTATATACAGATTAAATACATATTCATGAATTCAAATTCTAAAAGTGTGTGGCGTTTTGCTTTAAGTTGGCAATTATATTTATGAAAATATGTAATTGCTtgtcaaattcattttgcatgTCATGATATTTATATATTGTGATATGTATTGGTAGACTTGTGTATAGTTCTTTATAATTTTAGTGATATCTTTAATTTCATGGATAGATTAAtgtgttcattcttgtgttggtttgctttaaaaaattacaaatgcttgaattatgactccaaatgtgttCAGTGCCTATCTATCCTTGTATTGGtttgcttgaattatgactccaaatgtgttcattcttgtgttggtttgcttgtgttggtttaaaaaattacaaatgcttgaattatgactccaaatgcttgaattagagaggcttgatttacaggtttatgggattattcccaaaaaatattacaggttgaaatggtaggcttaaactgaaggcagcgttttgttattttactagaggaaaagacaacgctttttactcaaaagcgctgctaaaggttgtcaatagagagcactttttagtaaaaagcgctcttaaaggttgtctatataccacctttagcagcgctttttactaaaaagcgctctctattgacaacctttagcagcgctttttagtaaacaaaaagcGCTGCTAAAACCTATAGCAGCGCCACCTACGGCAGCGCTTTTAAGCGCTTTTAAAGGCCAAAAAAGCGCTCTCATAGGTCTTTTTTGGCGTAGTGAGGTATGTTAGCTATTGATACCCATACTAATATTTTAGCTCAAATTGAATTGTTAAATAAAAAGCTAATTGAAAGTAGCTTAGATAAAGCTAACGTGAGCCATGTATAAGCACTTAGGTGCGATTTCTATGGAGGAGAACATGTGAATGGAAGATGTTCGTTAGAAGGGACAAGTGAGGAGGTCCAATTTGCTAATTTTCAGAAGAACATATTGTATTCCAACACATACGATCCGGGTTGCAAAGATCACCCAAATTTTCGTTGAAACAATAATCAAAATTCAAATGCTAACCAAGGGATGCAACAAAGCCAACAAGCTCTATTTCAAAGGAAGTCGTCAATTGGAAGAGACCTTGCAGAATTTCATTGAAGTCACTCAAAGTAGCTTTGATAAGGTAAATAAGAACCATGAAATTATGAGTAGAAACCATGATGCGTCAATCAAAATTTGGGGGACTCAGATTGGCCAGTTATCTAGACAAATAGTTGTTTTACCAAGATCAAGTGGAGGATTCACGTGTAACACTGTAGACAATCCTAAGAATGAAACATGCAAGGTTGTGGAAATGAATTTTGGGGTAATTACTGAAAAGGGTGAAGATGAAATAGTTAAAGAGGATGTAATTGAGAAAAAAGAAGGAGGACATGGAAAAGAGGAGATTGGAAATCAAGGTGACAAAGAGGAAAAAGGAGTCACCATTGATTAACTTATAGATAAAAATTCTCCTTGGAAGAGAAAAAAGAAGCAAATCCTGAAGGAACCAAACCCACCTTTACAAGATTACGTAAAACCACCATATCCCATTATTAAGAAGAAACTGGTACATGAGGATGAGGCTGGAATGTTTGaaaaatttaaagaaatattgaCAAAACTTCAGGTAAGTATCTCTTTTCATGAAATTTTAGAATTAATTCGCAAGTTTGATAAGTTTATGCAGACATTGATGAAGGGTGGAAAACATAAATTGACTAAAAAATAGGTCAACATGACAGAGAAAGAGGAGATGGAAAAACCGCAAGAAATGCCACCAAAGATGAAGGATCCAGGGGAGTTCAAAATCACTTGCACCATTGGTGGGTTAAAAATCCCACATGCTTTATGTGACTTAGGATCGAGCATCAATGTCATGTCGCTGGGAAAATTTAAGGAATTGAAGATAGGAGACATCATACCGAGCAACATGACACTTAATTTATCTGATTCATCTGTGGTGCATCCGCTTGGTATTGTACAAGATGTAATGGTTCACGTCGATGGTTTGACCTTCCCTGCAGACTTTATTGTGATCGACATGAAAGATGATTCGGAAGGGCCAGTGATTCTCGAGCGGCCATTCTCGGCAACCAGAAAGGAAAAAATAGATGTGGAGACGGGTGAACTAATTTTGAAGTTCAATAAGGAAAGGTGGTGTTTAATGCATATGAATGGACACCATATGTGGAGGATCTGGAGACATGATACCAATTGGAAGAAAAAGGTAGTGAAGTTCACAAAAGAATGTAAAAAGGAGTTTTCACCGGTGTGAGGGTATCCCTTGCACCTGATGTGTTTTAAGCATGGGACGTCAAGCTAATGACAGAAAATAAGCGCTGGATGGGAGGCAACCCTTCGTTTTTAATTAGTTTTTGTTTTGCAGaatttactttatttttattcaaaACCATCCACAAGAGAAATTATCTACTCAAACATAACCCTGCCATGAAGATTTATATTGTATTTAACAAATAAGtttgtagttgtttgttctttttttcttttcagatTTGCAAGTTTAGTACATTAGCATTTAAGAGatgatccaaaagaaacttgaTTATCACAATGGCAGTTAACAACTTGAAGGCAaatgatgagaaaagaatcaacATACTTGTACTTAACCTACATATACCTCATCTAGTAAGTTTTAAGCCACATAAATTATGATTTTCACTTTTCTTTATttatgagtgtatccatgcattatcATTTTATATGGTTTGATATATTTCCGATTAAGTTTATCTGGTTTGACCAACACACACTGAGGAAGTTTTTTGTTTGTAACTTTAAGCCTTTTAAAACCATCATATAGTAATAGGTATATCCATTGCTAACCACTCTGAGCCTTAGCCTTTCTTTCAGTGATGTAGCCTAAAAACTCTTAGCCATATGATTTGAAAGTTCTTttctttccaccctctctttAGAGTTAGGTAGAAGTATAGTTCCTAAAGTGTATGAAAAAGATTAAGTGTGGGATTactcttggaagtgagcaaagcTTTAAGTTTGaggttggggtactagagaatattgtccaaaatttcaaaaattttgagaaaaaagaagtggaaaaaagacacttcttcaaaaaaaaaaaggaaaCAAAAAGAATGCTATTATAAGAAGGACCAAAAATATCTAGTACCatcaaaaaaggaacaaaaaggTATGGTGATAGAAGGAGAAATAGGCACCTAACTCCAAAGGGGATTTTCTATACTTTCACAGGGGTTACGATTTGGAGAGAGTAAAACACGATTTTGAGAGCACAAGTGGTGACctttagagcatttgaagccattggaggccatCACTCCAAAGGATTTCATATGTTATCTTTATCTATCAATTATGGTATTTTTAATTGcattatgagtagctaagctcctctaggttaggttgtgttatgacGAACGCATGATAACATTAAAATACATAGTTCATTTTGACTAAAATTTGCATACGTTTTAGTGTCATTGTACCATATTTTATAGTGTTATGCTGGTAGTTTGTGTATGTTTCAGGTGCTCTACAGGTGGAAGTCGATGCATGAAGAAACCAGatgaaaatgacataaaataGAGAAAATATGGCAAAAATACACTGGCGGCAACCTCCATGGCGTCT is a window of Lathyrus oleraceus cultivar Zhongwan6 chromosome 6, CAAS_Psat_ZW6_1.0, whole genome shotgun sequence DNA encoding:
- the LOC127096579 gene encoding guanosine nucleotide diphosphate dissociation inhibitor 1, which produces MDEEYDVIVLGTGLKECILSGLLSVDGLKVLHMDRNDYYGGESTSLNLIQLWKKFRGDDKPPPHLGSSKDYNIDMNPKFIMANGMLVRVLIHTDVTKYLYFKAVDGSFVFNKAKVHKVPSNDMEALKSPLMGIFEKRRARKFFIYVQDYNESDPKTHDGLDLTRVTTKELLAYVYVPFVLP